The segment GGAAACAGAAACATATGAATGTTTTAAGTGGCTTTGGTAAAGAGCAAATATTAGCcgctttaaataatattaaattttagactaataaaagttcatttaactTTAAATGATCATCGGAATTTTTAAtacagataaaaaataaacattacttGCAATTTTCGGtcgaattaattaaataatttgtataaattaaataaaaattagacTAAGTTTTGAGGACAACAGAAtgttatatactagactaagtATAATGCAGAGAACAGTGCAGACAATAGATGATACTAAAGTCTACATTTTAGACTAAACAATAATCCAAacaatatatagactagactacagtccagagtCTAAACTAAACTACATTTAACactatatatagattataatcAAGAGTATGGACTGAAGAACAGTCTACATTATGGACTGTAGAACAAtccatagtctggaatatagaatggactataaagccgtctatagtctggacttcaaaacagtccatagtctggactatagaacggtctatagtccagaatatagtcacGAATATGAACCtaagaatagtatatagtctggacaatagaacagtctatagtctggaatatagaacagtatatagtctggactatagtgtagtctttagtctggacaatagaacagtctatagtctggactatagaacagtctatagtctggactatagaatagtatatagtatggactatagaccaatctatggtctggactatagaaacagtttatagtttggactatagaacattctatagtctggactatagaacagtctatagtctggactatagaactgtctatagtctggactatagaacagtctaaagtctggactatagaacagtctatagtctggactatagaacaatctatagtctggactatagaacagtctatagtctggactatagaacaatctatagtctggactgtagaacagtctatagtctggactatagaacagtccatagtctggactatagaacagtctatagcctggactatagaacagtctatagcctggactatagaacagtctatagtctggactatagaacagtctatagtctggactatagaacagtctatagtctggacagtctatagtctggacagtctacactctggactataaaacagtctacactctggactatagaacaatctatagtatggactataaaacagtctatagtctggactatagaacagtcgatagtctggactatagaaaagtctatagtctggactatagaacagtctatagtctgaatgaatctgaaaaataattcattcaattcCCTCTTTTTTCACTCTATTttccactctatagtctagtctgtagcctagtctgtagtctagtctgtagcctagtctatagtctagtctattgtctagtctatagtgtagtctataatgtattttatagactagtcaatagtctatagcctagtctaatatatagtttatagactaagtttggtctatagtctagtctaatctatagtgtaatctatagtttagtttatagactaggtttgggctatagtctagtctgtagtctagcctgcagtctagtctatagtctagtctatagtctagtctatagtctagtctatagtctagtctatagtctagtctatagtctagtctagtctatagtctagtctatagtctagtctatagtctagtctatagtctagtctgtaatctagtctatagtgtagcctctagtgtagtctataatgtattttataaactcgtcaatagtctatagcctagtctaatatatagtttagtttatagactaagtttggtctatagtctagtctgtagtctagtctatattattttctagtttttatactagactatagttgagtACATAGTGTAGTCATTATTCTTGTCTAAGGTCTAATCTGTagtttagtcgatagtctagtcttttctgTCGACCGGTCTAGACTggaggctagtctatagtcatgactataatctagttagtagtctggactataatttaGTTAATAATCTGGTCTGTGATTTGAACTTTTGTATTGTACATACTTTGTGCTATAGTTAAGCATATTGCCTGGACGAATCTATGGTTCGTTTATAGTCTATCACTTAGTCTTATCtttagactggaatatagtcttATCTGTAAATAGGTTTATctttaaactggactatagtccattctatggagagtctatagtctagtatagattTTGAATAAGACTCTTAAGGTTACACAATacttgtagtctatagtatggactgaAGTTTAGTCTACTTTCAtattaataagtaaaaaataatatacttttcTACTGGCGATATGCGATTTCTGTTGACTAGTGTAAtttatgaaaacaataaaataaactctTCTCAATATTACAATAAAGCCGCAGGGCATTTTTATGAAgagcacaaaacaaaaaaaaaaacataattttcaatttttatacgTTGATATTTGAAATTCTCCACCTCATTtgcaaatacaacaaatatatttttgcaatttagtgcattttttttccaaagttatttatttatgtaaaaatggtggttgattaataaaattacaacaagaaaaaaatgtaaagcaaTGGAAAGAGTAAAGAAAGCATGATATGCTGACGATGTAGATGATGGCTGGTGCTGGATGCATAAGAAAATAATGGTGTAGTGTGTTGAAGAGCCAAAAGTAAGCTTTATAAGCCACTTGAAATAATGGCATTGTTTTGCTGTTAATGACATATAAAAATGGCAATTGGGCATGAAGGAAgcaaacagcaaaaaaagaaaaaaaatcataaaaaattattaaaaggggagaaataagcaaaaaagaatttatatgaatgtttttacaaaaaaatatgaaatgtttaaataaaatattgtgtaaTGACGTGCATCATGATATACCATCGGACcaaataaaaaccataaatgAAGGTgtgaaaaatcataaaatttctatccaaatattgtttttttctctcttatgaacacaaacaaaaattcatCCTTTCTTacgttttcataataaaatgcatttttgtatTTGCTTATATTTCCCAAGACATCCTTTAACAGGATGTAAAACAGAAGCTTATGCATAAACAAAAAGTGTTGTAGgtcttaagaaatattttgcCAACATACAACACTTTACAATTCATCtctacttgttgttgttgtttttatctttaaaattctcTGTCTGTCTTAATTATTCCTTTAGGATGCTTAAAGTAATTagtcattatttttgttaaactacACAAAGGATTTAATCTTTATTTATTGTGGTAGtaggtttttgaaaaaaaagtattaaatttcattGGTTCTCCACTTACTTGTATACGATCCTCAGGTAGTTCTGTTTTCAAAGACAACATTTCACGTGCATATACATCTGGATAGTGTGCCTCTTTAAAAGCTTCTTCTAACTTTTCCAATTGATAACTGGTGAATATTGTACGACTATGTCGtcgtttcttctttttctttttgttcgcAAATCCATTGAGACCATCCAGAGAGAAATCTTTACCGGCTAGAGAACCTACAAAGAATTTAAAAGCAAGTACTATTTAGTTTTACACTCaggaaaaatgtttacaatCTAGAACACTTATTAGAACATATTTGATTATTAGTGCACTTTTTTCCAAcggatctagtctatagtctagtttatagtctagtctatagtctagtctatagtctagtctatagtctagcctatattctagtttatagtctagtctatagtctagtttatagtctagtttatagtctagtctatagtctagtttatagtctagtctatagtctaatctatagtctagtctatagtctagtctatagtctagtctatagtctagtctatagtctagtctatagtctagtctatagtctagtctatagtctagtctatagtctagtctatagtctagtctatagtctagtctatagtctagtctatagtctagtctatagtctagtctatagtctagtctatagtctagtctatagtctagtctatagtctagtctatagtctagtctatagtctagtctatagtctagtctatagtctagtctatagtctagtctatagtctagtctatagtctagtctatagtctagtctatactctagtctatagtctagtttatagtctagtctatagtctagtctatagtctagtctatagtctagactatagtctagtctatagtctagtctatagtctagtctatagtccagtctatagtctagtctatagtctagtctatagtctagtctatagtctagtctatagtctagtatatagtctagtctatagtctagtctatagtctagtctatagtctagtctatagtctagtctatagtctagtctatagtctagtctatagtctagtctatagtctagtctatagtctagtctatagtctagtctatagtctagtctatagtctagtctatagtctagtctatagtctagtctatagtctagtctatagtctagtctatagtctagtctatagtctagtctatagtctagtctatagtctagtctatagtctagtctatagtctagtctatagtctagtctatagtctagtctatagtctagtctatagtctagtctatagtctagtctatagtctagtctatagtctagtctatagtctagtctatagtctagtctatagtctagtctatagtctagtctatagtctagtctatagtctagtctagtctatagtctagtctatagtctagtctatagtctagtctatagtctagtctatagtctagtctatagtctagtctatagtctagtctatagtctagtcaatagtctagtctatagtctagtcaatagtctagtctatagtctagtctatagtctagtctatagtctagtctatagtctagtctttagtctagtctatagtctagtctatagtccagtctggtctagtctatagtctaatctatagtccagtctgtagtctagtctatagtttataatctagtctatagtctagtttatagtctagtctacagtcaagtctacagtctagtctattgtctactctatagtcttgtctatagtctagatcgttgtctagtctagagtctagtttatagtctagtctatattctagtctatagtctggtctatagtctagtctatagt is part of the Lucilia cuprina isolate Lc7/37 chromosome 3, ASM2204524v1, whole genome shotgun sequence genome and harbors:
- the LOC124418748 gene encoding visual system homeobox 2-like, which codes for MSSLAGKDFSLDGLNGFANKKKKKKRRHSRTIFTSYQLEKLEEAFKEAHYPDVYAREMLSLKTELPEDRIQVSGEPMKFNTFFSKTYYHNK